One Halictus rubicundus isolate RS-2024b chromosome 10, iyHalRubi1_principal, whole genome shotgun sequence genomic window carries:
- the Nt5b gene encoding 5' nucleotidase B isoform X9, whose protein sequence is MWLKDANDDVPAANLVNSRCCAQNEIFVNRSLHLENIKFYGFDMDYTLAEYKSPQYEQLGFTLLKDRLVSLGYPQEIKAFEYDPSFPVRGLWFDTLYGNLLKVDAYGNILVCVHGFEFLKHSQVYELYPNKFLQLDESRVYVLNTLFNLPETYLLACLIDFFTNSPQYTREKTGVKEGELTMSFKSIFQDVRNAVDWIHLHGDLKSKTIENLDEYVKKDERLPMFLNRIRESGAKIFLLTNSDYVFTDKIMTYLFDFPHGAKPDEPHRNWKTYFDTIVVDARKPLFFGEGTILRQVDTKTGALKLGTHKGPLHTGEVYSGGSCDVFTELIGAKGKDVLYVGDHIFGDILKSKKIRGWRTFLIVPELVQELHVWTDKCQLFAELQNLDVMLGEMYKNLDSSTKEKPDISKLRASIRDVTHKMDLSYGMMGSLFRSGSRQTFFSSQVVRYADLYAATFLNLIYYPFSYMFRAPAMLMPHESTVAHEQRFVMETPMISRSRTFKLTDEEEEPTKPSRTLYVECSNNQIPHARPETPRNVTHTHDEDCSDEDSDSQKQANHDFIRPCYVNGVL, encoded by the exons ATGTGGCTGAAGGATGCAAACGACGACGTACCGGCTGCGAATCTCGTGAACTCGCGGTGCTGCGCCCAGAACGA AATTTTTGTCAACCGTAGTCTACATTTAGAAAACATCAAGTTCTATGGCTTCGATATGGATTACACGTTGGCAG AATACAAATCGCCACAGTACGAGCAGCTAGGTTTCACGTTGTTGAAGGATCGTCTGGTGTCGCTGGGATATCCGCAAGAGATCAAGGCGTTCGAATACGACCCTAGCTTCCCAGTGCGAGGACTATGGTTCGACACGCTTTACGGGAATCTCCTGAAAGTGGACGCCTACGGAAACATCTTGGTTTGCGTCCACGGTTTCGAATTTTTGAAACA TTCACAAGTATACGAGCTTTATccgaacaaatttttacaattggACGAATCCAGGGTATACGTGCTCAACACACTGTTCAATCTTCCCGAAACGTATTTACTAGCGTGCCTGATCGACTTTTTTACCAATTCACCGCAATACACACGGGAAAAGACAGGGGTGAAAGAGGGGGAGCTGACAATGAGCTTCAAGAGTATATTCCAGGATGTGCGAAACGCGGTCGATTGGATCCATCTACACGGTGATCTCAAGTCGAAGACTATCGAGAACTTGGACGAGTACGTGAAAAAGGACGAGAGGCTACCGATGTTCCTTAACAGGATCAGAGAGAGCGGAGCGAAGATATTCCTGTTGACGAATAGCGATTACGTTTTCACCGATAAGATTATGACTTATCTCTTTGACTTTCCGCATGGAGCGAAA CCCGACGAGCCGCATCGAAACTGGAAAACCTATTTTGATACTATCGTGGTCGATGCTAGGAAACCATTGTTTTTTGGCGAGGGTACGATTTTGCGACAAGTAGATACGAAAACCGGTGCTTTGAAGCTTGGAACACACAAAGGCCCGCTTCACACGG GGGAAGTTTATTCGGGAGGTTCGTGCGACGTTTTCACCGAGCTGATAGGAGCAAAGGGCAAAGATGTATTATACGTCGGTGATCATATTTTTGGTGATAttttgaagagtaaaaaaatcaGAGGTTGGAGAACATTTTTAATAGTGCCTGAACTAGTTCAAGAACTTCACGTCTGGACAGACAAATGTCAATTGTTTGCTGAATTACAGAACTTGGATGTTATGTTAGGGGAAATGTATAA AAATTTAGATAGCAGCACAAAAGAAAAACCCGACATTTCCAAACTCCGAGCGTCTATTAGAGATGTCACGCACAAAATGGATCTGTCTTACGGCATGATGGGTTCTCTGTTTCGGAGCGGAAGTAGACAAACCTTCTTTAGTAGTCAAGTAGTTAGGTATGCCGACCTCTATGCGGCAACCTTTTTAAACCTGATCTATTATCCGTTTTCGTACATGTTCAGAGCGCCCGCTATGTTG ATGCCTCACGAAAGCACCGTGGCTCACGAACAAAGATTCGTAATGGAAACACCGATGATCAGTCGGTCTCGAACATTCAAGCTCaccgacgaagaagaagaaccaACCAAACCATCC AGAACATTGTACGTGGAGTGTTCGAACAATCAGATACCGCACGCAAGGCCTGAAACTCCACGGAATGTAACCCATACACATGACGAAGACTGTAGCGACGAAGACAGCGATTCCCAGAAGCAAGCGAATCAT GATTTTATACGACCCTGCTACGTAAACGGAGTACTCTAA
- the Nt5b gene encoding 5' nucleotidase B isoform X2: MCTADAWRIAKFLRYGILPRIMAFRRQRTDGLSTALRTNLSAAFTSPSDTRAIGNSTVRQSIMELDNCNSHGDHENGPNTPQYENDPSGTRKYYRQASQRCFTMTRRSVDSLSPLIRTAGWKVQFPDEPNIFSGGSFHPSMLGFDLNPRIRMTRNDRSEQDLDCYNEGNRQGVRTDKRELGHRIFVNRSLHLENIKFYGFDMDYTLAEYKSPQYEQLGFTLLKDRLVSLGYPQEIKAFEYDPSFPVRGLWFDTLYGNLLKVDAYGNILVCVHGFEFLKHSQVYELYPNKFLQLDESRVYVLNTLFNLPETYLLACLIDFFTNSPQYTREKTGVKEGELTMSFKSIFQDVRNAVDWIHLHGDLKSKTIENLDEYVKKDERLPMFLNRIRESGAKIFLLTNSDYVFTDKIMTYLFDFPHGAKPDEPHRNWKTYFDTIVVDARKPLFFGEGTILRQVDTKTGALKLGTHKGPLHTGEVYSGGSCDVFTELIGAKGKDVLYVGDHIFGDILKSKKIRGWRTFLIVPELVQELHVWTDKCQLFAELQNLDVMLGEMYKNLDSSTKEKPDISKLRASIRDVTHKMDLSYGMMGSLFRSGSRQTFFSSQVVRYADLYAATFLNLIYYPFSYMFRAPAMLMPHESTVAHEQRFVMETPMISRSRTFKLTDEEEEPTKPSRTLYVECSNNQIPHARPETPRNVTHTHDEDCSDEDSDSQKQANHDFIRPCYVNGVL; encoded by the exons ATGTGCACCGCGGACGCGTGGAGAATCGCGAAATTCCTTCGTTACGGGATTTTACCTCGAATTATGGCGTTCAGACGACAACGGACGGACGGGTTAAGCACGGCGCTACGAACGAATTTGTCCGCCGCCTTTACAAGTCCAAGTGACACGCGTGCGATTGGCAACTCAACTGTCCGGCAG TCAATCATGGAATTGGATAATTGCAATTCGCACGGCGATCACGAAAACGGACCCAACACGCCTCAATACGAAAATGATCCCAGCGGTACAAGAAAATATTATCGACAAGCTAGTCAAAG GTGCTTTACGATGACCCGTCGAAGCGTGGATTCGCTCTCACCGCTGATCAGAACCG CAGGGTGGAAAGTTCAATTCCCGGATGAGCCGAACATCTTCTCCGGGGGGTCGTTTCATCCGTCGATGCTCGGTTTCGATTTGAACCCGAGGATCAGGATGACCAGGAACGATCGTAGCGAGCAGGACCTGGATTGCTACAACGAGGGCAACAGGCAGGGTGTACGAACCGATAAACGCGAGTTAGGTCACAG AATTTTTGTCAACCGTAGTCTACATTTAGAAAACATCAAGTTCTATGGCTTCGATATGGATTACACGTTGGCAG AATACAAATCGCCACAGTACGAGCAGCTAGGTTTCACGTTGTTGAAGGATCGTCTGGTGTCGCTGGGATATCCGCAAGAGATCAAGGCGTTCGAATACGACCCTAGCTTCCCAGTGCGAGGACTATGGTTCGACACGCTTTACGGGAATCTCCTGAAAGTGGACGCCTACGGAAACATCTTGGTTTGCGTCCACGGTTTCGAATTTTTGAAACA TTCACAAGTATACGAGCTTTATccgaacaaatttttacaattggACGAATCCAGGGTATACGTGCTCAACACACTGTTCAATCTTCCCGAAACGTATTTACTAGCGTGCCTGATCGACTTTTTTACCAATTCACCGCAATACACACGGGAAAAGACAGGGGTGAAAGAGGGGGAGCTGACAATGAGCTTCAAGAGTATATTCCAGGATGTGCGAAACGCGGTCGATTGGATCCATCTACACGGTGATCTCAAGTCGAAGACTATCGAGAACTTGGACGAGTACGTGAAAAAGGACGAGAGGCTACCGATGTTCCTTAACAGGATCAGAGAGAGCGGAGCGAAGATATTCCTGTTGACGAATAGCGATTACGTTTTCACCGATAAGATTATGACTTATCTCTTTGACTTTCCGCATGGAGCGAAA CCCGACGAGCCGCATCGAAACTGGAAAACCTATTTTGATACTATCGTGGTCGATGCTAGGAAACCATTGTTTTTTGGCGAGGGTACGATTTTGCGACAAGTAGATACGAAAACCGGTGCTTTGAAGCTTGGAACACACAAAGGCCCGCTTCACACGG GGGAAGTTTATTCGGGAGGTTCGTGCGACGTTTTCACCGAGCTGATAGGAGCAAAGGGCAAAGATGTATTATACGTCGGTGATCATATTTTTGGTGATAttttgaagagtaaaaaaatcaGAGGTTGGAGAACATTTTTAATAGTGCCTGAACTAGTTCAAGAACTTCACGTCTGGACAGACAAATGTCAATTGTTTGCTGAATTACAGAACTTGGATGTTATGTTAGGGGAAATGTATAA AAATTTAGATAGCAGCACAAAAGAAAAACCCGACATTTCCAAACTCCGAGCGTCTATTAGAGATGTCACGCACAAAATGGATCTGTCTTACGGCATGATGGGTTCTCTGTTTCGGAGCGGAAGTAGACAAACCTTCTTTAGTAGTCAAGTAGTTAGGTATGCCGACCTCTATGCGGCAACCTTTTTAAACCTGATCTATTATCCGTTTTCGTACATGTTCAGAGCGCCCGCTATGTTG ATGCCTCACGAAAGCACCGTGGCTCACGAACAAAGATTCGTAATGGAAACACCGATGATCAGTCGGTCTCGAACATTCAAGCTCaccgacgaagaagaagaaccaACCAAACCATCC AGAACATTGTACGTGGAGTGTTCGAACAATCAGATACCGCACGCAAGGCCTGAAACTCCACGGAATGTAACCCATACACATGACGAAGACTGTAGCGACGAAGACAGCGATTCCCAGAAGCAAGCGAATCAT GATTTTATACGACCCTGCTACGTAAACGGAGTACTCTAA
- the Nt5b gene encoding 5' nucleotidase B isoform X3 yields the protein MCTADAWRIAKFLRYGILPRIMAFRRQRTDGLSTALRTNLSAAFTSPSDTRAIGNSTVRQSIMELDNCNSHGDHENGPNTPQYENDPSGTRKYYRQASQRCFTMTRRSVDSLSPLIRTGWKVQFPDEPNIFSGGSFHPSMLGFDLNPRIRMTRNDRSEQDLDCYNEGNRQGVRTDKRELGHRIFVNRSLHLENIKFYGFDMDYTLAEYKSPQYEQLGFTLLKDRLVSLGYPQEIKAFEYDPSFPVRGLWFDTLYGNLLKVDAYGNILVCVHGFEFLKHSQVYELYPNKFLQLDESRVYVLNTLFNLPETYLLACLIDFFTNSPQYTREKTGVKEGELTMSFKSIFQDVRNAVDWIHLHGDLKSKTIENLDEYVKKDERLPMFLNRIRESGAKIFLLTNSDYVFTDKIMTYLFDFPHGAKPDEPHRNWKTYFDTIVVDARKPLFFGEGTILRQVDTKTGALKLGTHKGPLHTGEVYSGGSCDVFTELIGAKGKDVLYVGDHIFGDILKSKKIRGWRTFLIVPELVQELHVWTDKCQLFAELQNLDVMLGEMYKNLDSSTKEKPDISKLRASIRDVTHKMDLSYGMMGSLFRSGSRQTFFSSQVVRYADLYAATFLNLIYYPFSYMFRAPAMLMPHESTVAHEQRFVMETPMISRSRTFKLTDEEEEPTKPSRTLYVECSNNQIPHARPETPRNVTHTHDEDCSDEDSDSQKQANHDFIRPCYVNGVL from the exons ATGTGCACCGCGGACGCGTGGAGAATCGCGAAATTCCTTCGTTACGGGATTTTACCTCGAATTATGGCGTTCAGACGACAACGGACGGACGGGTTAAGCACGGCGCTACGAACGAATTTGTCCGCCGCCTTTACAAGTCCAAGTGACACGCGTGCGATTGGCAACTCAACTGTCCGGCAG TCAATCATGGAATTGGATAATTGCAATTCGCACGGCGATCACGAAAACGGACCCAACACGCCTCAATACGAAAATGATCCCAGCGGTACAAGAAAATATTATCGACAAGCTAGTCAAAG GTGCTTTACGATGACCCGTCGAAGCGTGGATTCGCTCTCACCGCTGATCAGAACCG GGTGGAAAGTTCAATTCCCGGATGAGCCGAACATCTTCTCCGGGGGGTCGTTTCATCCGTCGATGCTCGGTTTCGATTTGAACCCGAGGATCAGGATGACCAGGAACGATCGTAGCGAGCAGGACCTGGATTGCTACAACGAGGGCAACAGGCAGGGTGTACGAACCGATAAACGCGAGTTAGGTCACAG AATTTTTGTCAACCGTAGTCTACATTTAGAAAACATCAAGTTCTATGGCTTCGATATGGATTACACGTTGGCAG AATACAAATCGCCACAGTACGAGCAGCTAGGTTTCACGTTGTTGAAGGATCGTCTGGTGTCGCTGGGATATCCGCAAGAGATCAAGGCGTTCGAATACGACCCTAGCTTCCCAGTGCGAGGACTATGGTTCGACACGCTTTACGGGAATCTCCTGAAAGTGGACGCCTACGGAAACATCTTGGTTTGCGTCCACGGTTTCGAATTTTTGAAACA TTCACAAGTATACGAGCTTTATccgaacaaatttttacaattggACGAATCCAGGGTATACGTGCTCAACACACTGTTCAATCTTCCCGAAACGTATTTACTAGCGTGCCTGATCGACTTTTTTACCAATTCACCGCAATACACACGGGAAAAGACAGGGGTGAAAGAGGGGGAGCTGACAATGAGCTTCAAGAGTATATTCCAGGATGTGCGAAACGCGGTCGATTGGATCCATCTACACGGTGATCTCAAGTCGAAGACTATCGAGAACTTGGACGAGTACGTGAAAAAGGACGAGAGGCTACCGATGTTCCTTAACAGGATCAGAGAGAGCGGAGCGAAGATATTCCTGTTGACGAATAGCGATTACGTTTTCACCGATAAGATTATGACTTATCTCTTTGACTTTCCGCATGGAGCGAAA CCCGACGAGCCGCATCGAAACTGGAAAACCTATTTTGATACTATCGTGGTCGATGCTAGGAAACCATTGTTTTTTGGCGAGGGTACGATTTTGCGACAAGTAGATACGAAAACCGGTGCTTTGAAGCTTGGAACACACAAAGGCCCGCTTCACACGG GGGAAGTTTATTCGGGAGGTTCGTGCGACGTTTTCACCGAGCTGATAGGAGCAAAGGGCAAAGATGTATTATACGTCGGTGATCATATTTTTGGTGATAttttgaagagtaaaaaaatcaGAGGTTGGAGAACATTTTTAATAGTGCCTGAACTAGTTCAAGAACTTCACGTCTGGACAGACAAATGTCAATTGTTTGCTGAATTACAGAACTTGGATGTTATGTTAGGGGAAATGTATAA AAATTTAGATAGCAGCACAAAAGAAAAACCCGACATTTCCAAACTCCGAGCGTCTATTAGAGATGTCACGCACAAAATGGATCTGTCTTACGGCATGATGGGTTCTCTGTTTCGGAGCGGAAGTAGACAAACCTTCTTTAGTAGTCAAGTAGTTAGGTATGCCGACCTCTATGCGGCAACCTTTTTAAACCTGATCTATTATCCGTTTTCGTACATGTTCAGAGCGCCCGCTATGTTG ATGCCTCACGAAAGCACCGTGGCTCACGAACAAAGATTCGTAATGGAAACACCGATGATCAGTCGGTCTCGAACATTCAAGCTCaccgacgaagaagaagaaccaACCAAACCATCC AGAACATTGTACGTGGAGTGTTCGAACAATCAGATACCGCACGCAAGGCCTGAAACTCCACGGAATGTAACCCATACACATGACGAAGACTGTAGCGACGAAGACAGCGATTCCCAGAAGCAAGCGAATCAT GATTTTATACGACCCTGCTACGTAAACGGAGTACTCTAA
- the Nt5b gene encoding 5' nucleotidase B isoform X7 encodes MCTADAWRIAKFLRYGILPRIMAFRRQRTDGLSTALRTNLSAAFTSPSDTRAIGNSTVRQSIMELDNCNSHGDHENGPNTPQYENDPSGTRKYYRQASQRIFVNRSLHLENIKFYGFDMDYTLAEYKSPQYEQLGFTLLKDRLVSLGYPQEIKAFEYDPSFPVRGLWFDTLYGNLLKVDAYGNILVCVHGFEFLKHSQVYELYPNKFLQLDESRVYVLNTLFNLPETYLLACLIDFFTNSPQYTREKTGVKEGELTMSFKSIFQDVRNAVDWIHLHGDLKSKTIENLDEYVKKDERLPMFLNRIRESGAKIFLLTNSDYVFTDKIMTYLFDFPHGAKPDEPHRNWKTYFDTIVVDARKPLFFGEGTILRQVDTKTGALKLGTHKGPLHTGEVYSGGSCDVFTELIGAKGKDVLYVGDHIFGDILKSKKIRGWRTFLIVPELVQELHVWTDKCQLFAELQNLDVMLGEMYKNLDSSTKEKPDISKLRASIRDVTHKMDLSYGMMGSLFRSGSRQTFFSSQVVRYADLYAATFLNLIYYPFSYMFRAPAMLMPHESTVAHEQRFVMETPMISRSRTFKLTDEEEEPTKPSRTLYVECSNNQIPHARPETPRNVTHTHDEDCSDEDSDSQKQANHDFIRPCYVNGVL; translated from the exons ATGTGCACCGCGGACGCGTGGAGAATCGCGAAATTCCTTCGTTACGGGATTTTACCTCGAATTATGGCGTTCAGACGACAACGGACGGACGGGTTAAGCACGGCGCTACGAACGAATTTGTCCGCCGCCTTTACAAGTCCAAGTGACACGCGTGCGATTGGCAACTCAACTGTCCGGCAG TCAATCATGGAATTGGATAATTGCAATTCGCACGGCGATCACGAAAACGGACCCAACACGCCTCAATACGAAAATGATCCCAGCGGTACAAGAAAATATTATCGACAAGCTAGTCAAAG AATTTTTGTCAACCGTAGTCTACATTTAGAAAACATCAAGTTCTATGGCTTCGATATGGATTACACGTTGGCAG AATACAAATCGCCACAGTACGAGCAGCTAGGTTTCACGTTGTTGAAGGATCGTCTGGTGTCGCTGGGATATCCGCAAGAGATCAAGGCGTTCGAATACGACCCTAGCTTCCCAGTGCGAGGACTATGGTTCGACACGCTTTACGGGAATCTCCTGAAAGTGGACGCCTACGGAAACATCTTGGTTTGCGTCCACGGTTTCGAATTTTTGAAACA TTCACAAGTATACGAGCTTTATccgaacaaatttttacaattggACGAATCCAGGGTATACGTGCTCAACACACTGTTCAATCTTCCCGAAACGTATTTACTAGCGTGCCTGATCGACTTTTTTACCAATTCACCGCAATACACACGGGAAAAGACAGGGGTGAAAGAGGGGGAGCTGACAATGAGCTTCAAGAGTATATTCCAGGATGTGCGAAACGCGGTCGATTGGATCCATCTACACGGTGATCTCAAGTCGAAGACTATCGAGAACTTGGACGAGTACGTGAAAAAGGACGAGAGGCTACCGATGTTCCTTAACAGGATCAGAGAGAGCGGAGCGAAGATATTCCTGTTGACGAATAGCGATTACGTTTTCACCGATAAGATTATGACTTATCTCTTTGACTTTCCGCATGGAGCGAAA CCCGACGAGCCGCATCGAAACTGGAAAACCTATTTTGATACTATCGTGGTCGATGCTAGGAAACCATTGTTTTTTGGCGAGGGTACGATTTTGCGACAAGTAGATACGAAAACCGGTGCTTTGAAGCTTGGAACACACAAAGGCCCGCTTCACACGG GGGAAGTTTATTCGGGAGGTTCGTGCGACGTTTTCACCGAGCTGATAGGAGCAAAGGGCAAAGATGTATTATACGTCGGTGATCATATTTTTGGTGATAttttgaagagtaaaaaaatcaGAGGTTGGAGAACATTTTTAATAGTGCCTGAACTAGTTCAAGAACTTCACGTCTGGACAGACAAATGTCAATTGTTTGCTGAATTACAGAACTTGGATGTTATGTTAGGGGAAATGTATAA AAATTTAGATAGCAGCACAAAAGAAAAACCCGACATTTCCAAACTCCGAGCGTCTATTAGAGATGTCACGCACAAAATGGATCTGTCTTACGGCATGATGGGTTCTCTGTTTCGGAGCGGAAGTAGACAAACCTTCTTTAGTAGTCAAGTAGTTAGGTATGCCGACCTCTATGCGGCAACCTTTTTAAACCTGATCTATTATCCGTTTTCGTACATGTTCAGAGCGCCCGCTATGTTG ATGCCTCACGAAAGCACCGTGGCTCACGAACAAAGATTCGTAATGGAAACACCGATGATCAGTCGGTCTCGAACATTCAAGCTCaccgacgaagaagaagaaccaACCAAACCATCC AGAACATTGTACGTGGAGTGTTCGAACAATCAGATACCGCACGCAAGGCCTGAAACTCCACGGAATGTAACCCATACACATGACGAAGACTGTAGCGACGAAGACAGCGATTCCCAGAAGCAAGCGAATCAT GATTTTATACGACCCTGCTACGTAAACGGAGTACTCTAA
- the Nt5b gene encoding 5' nucleotidase B isoform X6, with product MELDNCNSHGDHENGPNTPQYENDPSGTRKYYRQASQRCFTMTRRSVDSLSPLIRTGNSSLRWKVQFPDEPNIFSGGSFHPSMLGFDLNPRIRMTRNDRSEQDLDCYNEGNRQGVRTDKRELGHRIFVNRSLHLENIKFYGFDMDYTLAEYKSPQYEQLGFTLLKDRLVSLGYPQEIKAFEYDPSFPVRGLWFDTLYGNLLKVDAYGNILVCVHGFEFLKHSQVYELYPNKFLQLDESRVYVLNTLFNLPETYLLACLIDFFTNSPQYTREKTGVKEGELTMSFKSIFQDVRNAVDWIHLHGDLKSKTIENLDEYVKKDERLPMFLNRIRESGAKIFLLTNSDYVFTDKIMTYLFDFPHGAKPDEPHRNWKTYFDTIVVDARKPLFFGEGTILRQVDTKTGALKLGTHKGPLHTGEVYSGGSCDVFTELIGAKGKDVLYVGDHIFGDILKSKKIRGWRTFLIVPELVQELHVWTDKCQLFAELQNLDVMLGEMYKNLDSSTKEKPDISKLRASIRDVTHKMDLSYGMMGSLFRSGSRQTFFSSQVVRYADLYAATFLNLIYYPFSYMFRAPAMLMPHESTVAHEQRFVMETPMISRSRTFKLTDEEEEPTKPSRTLYVECSNNQIPHARPETPRNVTHTHDEDCSDEDSDSQKQANHDFIRPCYVNGVL from the exons ATGGAATTGGATAATTGCAATTCGCACGGCGATCACGAAAACGGACCCAACACGCCTCAATACGAAAATGATCCCAGCGGTACAAGAAAATATTATCGACAAGCTAGTCAAAG GTGCTTTACGATGACCCGTCGAAGCGTGGATTCGCTCTCACCGCTGATCAGAACCGGTAATTCTTCTCTCC GGTGGAAAGTTCAATTCCCGGATGAGCCGAACATCTTCTCCGGGGGGTCGTTTCATCCGTCGATGCTCGGTTTCGATTTGAACCCGAGGATCAGGATGACCAGGAACGATCGTAGCGAGCAGGACCTGGATTGCTACAACGAGGGCAACAGGCAGGGTGTACGAACCGATAAACGCGAGTTAGGTCACAG AATTTTTGTCAACCGTAGTCTACATTTAGAAAACATCAAGTTCTATGGCTTCGATATGGATTACACGTTGGCAG AATACAAATCGCCACAGTACGAGCAGCTAGGTTTCACGTTGTTGAAGGATCGTCTGGTGTCGCTGGGATATCCGCAAGAGATCAAGGCGTTCGAATACGACCCTAGCTTCCCAGTGCGAGGACTATGGTTCGACACGCTTTACGGGAATCTCCTGAAAGTGGACGCCTACGGAAACATCTTGGTTTGCGTCCACGGTTTCGAATTTTTGAAACA TTCACAAGTATACGAGCTTTATccgaacaaatttttacaattggACGAATCCAGGGTATACGTGCTCAACACACTGTTCAATCTTCCCGAAACGTATTTACTAGCGTGCCTGATCGACTTTTTTACCAATTCACCGCAATACACACGGGAAAAGACAGGGGTGAAAGAGGGGGAGCTGACAATGAGCTTCAAGAGTATATTCCAGGATGTGCGAAACGCGGTCGATTGGATCCATCTACACGGTGATCTCAAGTCGAAGACTATCGAGAACTTGGACGAGTACGTGAAAAAGGACGAGAGGCTACCGATGTTCCTTAACAGGATCAGAGAGAGCGGAGCGAAGATATTCCTGTTGACGAATAGCGATTACGTTTTCACCGATAAGATTATGACTTATCTCTTTGACTTTCCGCATGGAGCGAAA CCCGACGAGCCGCATCGAAACTGGAAAACCTATTTTGATACTATCGTGGTCGATGCTAGGAAACCATTGTTTTTTGGCGAGGGTACGATTTTGCGACAAGTAGATACGAAAACCGGTGCTTTGAAGCTTGGAACACACAAAGGCCCGCTTCACACGG GGGAAGTTTATTCGGGAGGTTCGTGCGACGTTTTCACCGAGCTGATAGGAGCAAAGGGCAAAGATGTATTATACGTCGGTGATCATATTTTTGGTGATAttttgaagagtaaaaaaatcaGAGGTTGGAGAACATTTTTAATAGTGCCTGAACTAGTTCAAGAACTTCACGTCTGGACAGACAAATGTCAATTGTTTGCTGAATTACAGAACTTGGATGTTATGTTAGGGGAAATGTATAA AAATTTAGATAGCAGCACAAAAGAAAAACCCGACATTTCCAAACTCCGAGCGTCTATTAGAGATGTCACGCACAAAATGGATCTGTCTTACGGCATGATGGGTTCTCTGTTTCGGAGCGGAAGTAGACAAACCTTCTTTAGTAGTCAAGTAGTTAGGTATGCCGACCTCTATGCGGCAACCTTTTTAAACCTGATCTATTATCCGTTTTCGTACATGTTCAGAGCGCCCGCTATGTTG ATGCCTCACGAAAGCACCGTGGCTCACGAACAAAGATTCGTAATGGAAACACCGATGATCAGTCGGTCTCGAACATTCAAGCTCaccgacgaagaagaagaaccaACCAAACCATCC AGAACATTGTACGTGGAGTGTTCGAACAATCAGATACCGCACGCAAGGCCTGAAACTCCACGGAATGTAACCCATACACATGACGAAGACTGTAGCGACGAAGACAGCGATTCCCAGAAGCAAGCGAATCAT GATTTTATACGACCCTGCTACGTAAACGGAGTACTCTAA